The Algoriphagus sanaruensis genome window below encodes:
- a CDS encoding glycosyltransferase family protein: MRFVFIIQGEGRGHLTQAISFAQLIRSQGHELTSVIVGKSKRREIPEFFTREIAAPIQLVDSPNFECDPQQKKIHLGKTIWKNVLRAPLFWKSLNTIHAEIQNTQPDVILNFYDLLGGFYKLIFQPKARFWVIGHQYLISHPDFHFAPHRNLEKFLFKINTKMTAFGADEKLALSFLPQENSCDKVQVVPPLLRKEVKSLISRQEDFYLAYMVNPGYSEEVIHFAKRYPHLQIKAYWDKKDAAEIEYPLPNLSLHLVNDRTFLEDMAACKGLVCTAGFESVCEAMYLGKPVMMIPVAGQYEQACNAMDAEASGAGMASNSFDFGKLENLTQSNSEVRLEVQAWNSTWPRILSELIEKHTIQNQVVENGANSTSPAFG; the protein is encoded by the coding sequence ATGCGGTTTGTGTTCATTATCCAAGGAGAAGGCCGGGGACATCTAACCCAAGCCATTTCATTTGCCCAGTTGATTCGATCTCAAGGGCATGAACTCACCTCCGTAATCGTCGGAAAAAGCAAGCGAAGAGAAATCCCCGAGTTTTTCACTCGAGAAATCGCTGCTCCCATTCAACTTGTAGACAGTCCAAATTTTGAATGTGATCCCCAACAGAAAAAGATTCATTTGGGAAAAACCATTTGGAAAAATGTACTCAGAGCTCCTCTATTTTGGAAAAGTTTAAATACGATTCATGCTGAAATCCAAAACACTCAACCAGACGTCATTCTGAATTTTTACGACTTGTTGGGAGGCTTTTACAAGTTGATTTTTCAGCCCAAAGCTAGATTTTGGGTGATCGGCCATCAATATCTGATCTCCCACCCCGATTTTCACTTTGCTCCACACCGAAACTTGGAGAAGTTTCTCTTCAAGATAAATACAAAAATGACTGCCTTTGGTGCGGATGAGAAATTGGCACTTTCTTTCCTACCTCAAGAGAACTCTTGTGACAAAGTCCAGGTTGTCCCGCCATTGCTTCGCAAGGAGGTCAAAAGCCTTATTTCAAGACAAGAAGATTTTTACCTCGCCTACATGGTCAATCCGGGCTACAGTGAGGAAGTCATTCACTTTGCCAAGCGCTACCCACATCTTCAGATCAAAGCCTACTGGGATAAAAAAGACGCCGCCGAGATCGAATATCCTCTACCAAATCTCAGTCTTCATCTAGTTAATGATCGGACGTTTTTGGAGGATATGGCTGCCTGCAAGGGCTTGGTTTGTACCGCGGGATTTGAATCAGTTTGCGAAGCGATGTATTTAGGCAAGCCGGTGATGATGATACCTGTGGCCGGTCAATACGAACAAGCCTGCAATGCAATGGATGCGGAGGCTTCGGGTGCCGGGATGGCTTCGAATAGCTTCGACTTTGGGAAACTGGAAAACCTTACTCAATCTAATTCTGAGGTTCGGTTGGAAGTCCAAGCATGGAACTCCACGTGGCCAAGGATCTTAAGCGAGCTTATCGAAAAGCATACAATCCAAAATCAGGTAGTTGAAAACGGCGCAAACTCCACTTCACCTGCATTTGGTTGA
- a CDS encoding M56 family metallopeptidase has product MEYLLKSVLCLLLLLLFYRLFLQQEVLHRFNRFYLLAAVLGSFLIPLITFEVKNEISPTPLSEFVFPAEVPSIDLPTALTSTETSPIASSPNAEIPWAWIVWVFYLSGVLVFLIRFLRNIRIIRDQIRQNIQVIYKEETLVLLDRETSPFSFLNYIFYSRSNYEKDGIPEAVFLHEQCHVREKHSWDILLLEILLIPFWFHPGLYFARQAIRLNHEFIADQQVISKLPVRDYQNLLLAVLTYQPVGFGSSLNFSLTKKRFTMMKKTTSNTKKWAVIGLSISLVLFSGFLFSTKVAADKVEQDLTNQGSRNIQVLTAASSQNLTTYLALYGKYQTQVNENRLFSNFTQEEMMRLEGEFRLLDLTFARLSLEERRQVKRASFPFAKITQDGKVTYKKIEDLTEEERKNMAC; this is encoded by the coding sequence ATGGAATATCTGCTCAAATCCGTCCTTTGTCTGCTGTTGTTGCTGCTTTTTTACCGCTTGTTTTTGCAACAAGAGGTGCTCCATCGCTTCAATCGATTCTATCTTTTAGCAGCAGTCCTTGGGTCTTTTCTTATCCCTCTGATCACTTTTGAGGTTAAAAATGAAATATCTCCTACGCCTCTTTCTGAATTTGTTTTTCCTGCTGAAGTCCCATCTATAGACCTTCCGACTGCTTTAACTTCAACAGAAACTTCTCCAATCGCCTCTAGTCCAAATGCTGAAATTCCCTGGGCATGGATCGTTTGGGTCTTTTATCTCTCAGGAGTGTTGGTATTTCTGATTCGTTTTCTTCGAAATATCCGAATCATACGGGACCAGATTCGGCAAAATATTCAGGTGATTTACAAAGAGGAGACGCTGGTTCTGCTGGATCGTGAGACATCTCCCTTTTCCTTTCTGAACTATATCTTTTATTCCAGGTCGAACTACGAGAAAGATGGGATTCCAGAGGCAGTATTTCTGCATGAGCAATGCCATGTTCGCGAAAAACACAGTTGGGATATTCTCTTGTTGGAGATTTTATTGATTCCATTTTGGTTTCATCCAGGCTTGTATTTTGCTCGTCAAGCTATCCGACTCAACCATGAATTTATTGCTGACCAACAAGTAATCAGTAAATTACCAGTTCGAGATTATCAAAATTTATTGTTAGCTGTACTTACTTACCAACCTGTTGGTTTTGGAAGCAGTTTAAATTTCTCTCTCACTAAAAAACGATTCACCATGATGAAGAAAACTACCTCAAATACGAAGAAATGGGCTGTGATTGGGCTATCAATATCCTTGGTCCTGTTTTCTGGTTTTCTATTTTCCACAAAAGTAGCTGCAGATAAAGTTGAACAAGATCTCACCAATCAAGGCAGTCGCAATATTCAAGTGTTAACTGCTGCTTCCTCTCAAAATTTAACTACCTATTTGGCTCTTTATGGGAAGTACCAAACCCAAGTCAATGAAAATAGACTTTTCTCCAATTTCACTCAGGAGGAAATGATGCGTCTGGAGGGAGAGTTTCGCCTTTTGGATTTAACCTTTGCCAGACTTTCCTTGGAAGAGCGCAGACAAGTTAAGCGTGCCTCTTTCCCTTTTGCCAAAATTACCCAAGATGGAAAAGTTACTTATAAGAAAATCGAGGACTTAACTGAAGAGGAGCGGAAGAATATGGCCTGCTAA
- a CDS encoding BlaI/MecI/CopY family transcriptional regulator, protein MKLSGAEEELMNFLWDLKKAYLKDLLEKYPEPKPALTTISTLLKRMQDKNFVDYESEGKARLYFPLVSKEAYFGKHLQGLIKNFFNDSPAQFASFFATETSLTEAQLQELKSMIDDQLNRKK, encoded by the coding sequence ATGAAGTTATCTGGAGCAGAGGAAGAATTAATGAATTTCTTGTGGGACTTAAAAAAGGCTTACTTGAAAGATTTATTGGAAAAATATCCTGAGCCCAAACCTGCATTAACTACCATTTCGACACTTTTGAAACGGATGCAGGATAAGAATTTTGTGGATTACGAATCGGAAGGAAAGGCTAGATTATACTTTCCATTGGTGAGCAAAGAGGCCTATTTTGGAAAACACCTTCAGGGATTGATCAAAAATTTCTTTAACGATTCACCTGCCCAATTTGCTTCCTTTTTTGCAACGGAAACTTCTCTCACGGAAGCCCAACTTCAGGAGCTTAAATCAATGATTGACGACCAACTTAATCGCAAGAAGTAA
- a CDS encoding MGH1-like glycoside hydrolase domain-containing protein: MLAEHIRLQEDKERKSHWKKWGPYLTERQWGTVREDYSPDGAAWENVTHDDARSKAYRWGEEGIGGICDYRQVLCLAWAFWNGKDPFIKERLFGLSGNEGNHGEDVKEIYYYLDSTPTHSYMKMLYKYPQAEFPYEELLEENQKAGKLKTEFELIDTGIFDENRYFDIFIEYAKNEAEDIIAVATIHNRGSEEAELVAMPTVWFRKIWFTGHEPFMPKLSRNGETSIKAFHPKSGNYFFNFCGNPEIKFCDNETNRERLYGIPNERKFTKDAINDFVVHGDEDRLNPKEVGTKAAAIYRLKIPAGESVEIKLRMQHLQEEEPLETCHQTLEKRKKEADEFYEQIQDRVSDPDLKSIQRQAFAGLMWSKQFYHYDVNRWLEGDPGRYQPPQQRKKGRNHDWRHLQNFDIISMPDKWEYPWYAAWDLAFHCIPIARIDPEFAKNQLLLLLNEWYMHPNGQIPAYEWNFSDVNPPVHAWAVQRVYQIDKKMNGGVGDREFLERAMHKLMINFTWWVNRKDSEGNNIFEGGFLGLDNISLFDRNHAQYYQGKLEQADGTSWMAMFSLNMLRIALDLCEFNTVYQFSATKFLEHFLYIAGAMNNISSEHISLWDDEDNFFYDVFHYQGKEPKKLKVRSIVGLIPLFAVEPIREDLFDNLPEFKKRLDFFLREKPKLASLVSSWIQPGYDKRRLFSLLRGHRMKSVLHRMLDSDEFLSEFGIRSLSKYYEKHPYAMKINGDTLSIKYTPGESDTRMFGGNSNWRGPIWFPINYLIIESLKKFDYYYGGDFSIEYPTGSGNFVTMDLIAKELSSRLIRIFTRDEKGNRPVFGNQKKFQEDPHFKDYILFYEYFHGDSGKGLGASHQTGWTALVAELIYKIHKPSTISHDAPTPLFTS, from the coding sequence ATGTTAGCTGAACATATACGATTACAAGAAGATAAAGAACGAAAGAGCCATTGGAAGAAATGGGGACCTTACCTCACCGAACGTCAATGGGGAACCGTTCGAGAAGATTACAGTCCTGATGGAGCCGCCTGGGAGAATGTCACCCACGACGATGCACGCAGTAAAGCCTATCGATGGGGTGAAGAAGGGATTGGAGGTATTTGCGACTATCGTCAGGTTCTGTGCCTAGCTTGGGCCTTTTGGAATGGCAAGGATCCATTTATCAAGGAAAGGCTCTTTGGTCTTTCCGGAAATGAAGGAAATCACGGGGAAGACGTCAAGGAGATTTATTATTACCTGGACTCCACGCCTACGCACAGCTATATGAAGATGCTTTATAAGTATCCTCAAGCTGAATTTCCCTACGAAGAATTACTCGAAGAAAACCAAAAGGCTGGAAAATTAAAGACCGAGTTTGAACTGATCGACACAGGTATTTTCGATGAAAACCGATACTTCGATATCTTCATTGAATATGCCAAAAACGAGGCTGAAGATATTATCGCCGTCGCTACCATTCACAACAGAGGGTCGGAAGAGGCCGAATTGGTCGCCATGCCAACGGTTTGGTTTCGAAAAATCTGGTTTACAGGCCATGAGCCATTTATGCCGAAGCTTTCCAGAAATGGAGAGACTTCCATCAAAGCCTTTCATCCTAAATCTGGAAATTACTTTTTCAACTTCTGTGGCAATCCAGAAATCAAGTTTTGCGACAATGAGACCAATCGGGAGCGATTGTATGGAATTCCAAATGAGCGGAAATTCACTAAAGATGCGATCAACGATTTTGTAGTCCATGGTGACGAGGATCGATTAAACCCTAAAGAAGTCGGAACTAAAGCAGCTGCGATCTACCGACTCAAAATACCTGCAGGTGAATCCGTGGAAATCAAACTCCGCATGCAGCACCTTCAAGAAGAGGAGCCTTTGGAGACTTGCCATCAAACTTTGGAAAAGAGAAAGAAAGAGGCAGATGAATTTTATGAGCAAATCCAAGATCGTGTTTCTGATCCCGACTTAAAATCTATCCAGCGCCAAGCTTTCGCCGGTTTGATGTGGTCCAAGCAGTTTTATCATTACGATGTCAACCGCTGGCTAGAAGGCGATCCAGGAAGATACCAACCCCCACAACAGCGAAAAAAAGGAAGAAATCACGATTGGAGACATCTCCAAAATTTTGACATCATCAGCATGCCAGACAAATGGGAATACCCTTGGTATGCTGCTTGGGACCTAGCTTTCCATTGTATTCCCATTGCTAGAATTGACCCTGAGTTTGCAAAAAATCAACTCCTACTCCTTCTAAATGAGTGGTATATGCATCCCAATGGGCAAATTCCGGCCTATGAATGGAATTTCTCAGATGTCAATCCCCCAGTTCATGCCTGGGCGGTACAGCGTGTCTACCAGATTGATAAAAAAATGAATGGTGGTGTCGGCGATCGGGAATTTCTCGAGCGCGCGATGCATAAACTCATGATCAATTTCACCTGGTGGGTAAATCGAAAGGATAGTGAGGGGAATAATATTTTTGAAGGGGGATTCTTAGGGCTGGATAATATTTCTTTATTCGATCGAAATCACGCGCAATATTATCAGGGCAAATTGGAGCAAGCCGACGGAACTTCCTGGATGGCGATGTTTTCACTCAACATGTTGCGAATCGCCCTCGATCTCTGCGAATTCAACACCGTGTATCAATTCAGTGCCACGAAGTTCTTGGAGCACTTCCTGTACATCGCCGGCGCCATGAATAATATTTCCTCAGAACACATTTCCCTTTGGGATGATGAGGACAATTTCTTCTACGATGTATTCCATTACCAAGGGAAAGAACCTAAGAAATTGAAAGTTCGATCGATTGTTGGCCTGATCCCATTATTTGCTGTTGAGCCAATCCGCGAAGATCTATTCGACAACCTTCCTGAGTTCAAAAAACGCTTGGATTTTTTCCTTCGTGAAAAGCCGAAACTTGCCTCGTTGGTCTCAAGTTGGATTCAGCCTGGATACGACAAACGAAGGTTGTTTTCATTACTTCGTGGACATCGGATGAAAAGCGTCCTTCATCGCATGCTAGATTCGGATGAATTTCTAAGTGAATTCGGGATCCGATCGCTTTCCAAATACTATGAAAAGCATCCGTACGCCATGAAAATCAATGGTGACACGCTTTCCATAAAATACACGCCTGGCGAATCCGATACCCGGATGTTTGGAGGAAATTCCAACTGGAGAGGTCCAATCTGGTTTCCGATCAATTACTTGATCATCGAATCCCTGAAGAAATTTGATTACTACTACGGTGGAGATTTTTCGATTGAGTACCCGACTGGTTCTGGCAATTTCGTTACGATGGACTTGATCGCGAAGGAGCTTTCTTCAAGGCTTATTCGAATTTTCACCAGAGATGAAAAAGGAAACCGTCCGGTTTTTGGGAATCAAAAGAAATTTCAAGAGGATCCTCATTTCAAGGATTACATTCTTTTCTATGAATATTTCCATGGCGATTCCGGGAAAGGATTGGGAGCTTCCCACCAGACCGGTTGGACTGCACTTGTTGCTGAATTGATCTATAAAATCCACAAACCGAGTACGATCAGTCACGATGCCCCTACTCCCCTATTTACAAGCTGA
- a CDS encoding ribonuclease HII, whose protein sequence is MPLLPYLQADRIEAGCDEVGRGCLAGPVVAASVILPVDYHNPWINDSKQLSKSNREELIDEIKEKAISWAIAEASVEEIDKINILNASFLAMKRAVLKLDQVPDHLLIDGNRWKSDLTIPHTCVIKGDGKFASIAAASILAKVYRDQFMEKLALDFPHFGWETNAGYPTKIHREGISKHGATEWHRKSFQLLPNQLDLGF, encoded by the coding sequence ATGCCCCTACTCCCCTATTTACAAGCTGATCGAATCGAGGCTGGATGCGATGAAGTTGGCAGAGGCTGCCTTGCCGGACCAGTAGTGGCTGCGTCAGTGATTTTGCCCGTGGATTACCACAATCCATGGATAAATGATTCCAAGCAACTGAGCAAATCCAACCGCGAAGAATTAATTGATGAAATCAAAGAAAAAGCCATCAGTTGGGCGATAGCGGAAGCCAGTGTGGAAGAAATTGATAAAATCAACATCCTCAATGCTTCATTTTTGGCCATGAAGCGGGCGGTATTAAAACTTGATCAAGTGCCTGACCACTTATTGATTGATGGAAATAGATGGAAATCAGACCTTACTATTCCTCACACCTGTGTGATCAAAGGGGATGGAAAGTTTGCTTCCATTGCCGCTGCTTCTATCCTCGCAAAAGTCTACCGAGATCAATTCATGGAAAAATTAGCGTTGGATTTCCCTCATTTTGGATGGGAGACCAATGCCGGCTATCCGACAAAAATCCATCGGGAGGGAATCTCAAAACATGGAGCTACCGAATGGCACCGCAAAAGTTTCCAGCTTTTACCTAATCAGCTTGATTTGGGATTCTGA
- a CDS encoding NAD(P)(+) transhydrogenase (Re/Si-specific) subunit beta: protein MSNIIQLAYLIAAILFVLGIKFLGKTKDARKGNMLSAVGMLLAIVATLIDLNLATFPEMLACLVVGGGIGLYYAKKVEMTQIPEMVALFNGFGGLASLGVALSDHFLKTEILAVEIDTVNSVSIIASVLIGGVTFTGSVVAWMKLNGKISGQPITFKGQHALNLGLLLTFLTVAVFTFLYQDDPMYITILVVISLLVGILVVIPIGGADMPVVISLLNSYSGMAATATGFILNNNVLIVAGSLVGASGIILTQIMCKAMNRSLMNVLLGGFGQTTTSGPQDGPQIVVKEVGVEEAAMLFDSASSVIVVPGYGMAVAQAQHVIRELMEQCEKRNIQFRFAIHPVAGRMPGHMNVLLAEANISYDKLIEMDEINDDFSNTDIVFVVGANDVVNPAARTNPQSPIFGMPILNADKARTVIVSKRSMGKGYAGIENELFGYPNCLMLFGDAKQTITKVVGELKEMS, encoded by the coding sequence ATGAGCAATATCATTCAACTCGCCTATCTGATCGCAGCGATTTTGTTCGTTTTAGGGATCAAGTTTTTGGGTAAAACCAAGGATGCCCGCAAAGGAAATATGCTTTCCGCGGTTGGGATGCTATTGGCAATCGTGGCAACACTGATCGATTTGAATTTGGCCACCTTCCCGGAGATGCTTGCTTGTTTGGTAGTTGGGGGGGGCATTGGACTTTATTACGCCAAAAAAGTAGAAATGACCCAAATCCCTGAAATGGTCGCCCTTTTCAATGGTTTTGGAGGTCTCGCTTCCTTAGGTGTGGCACTTTCGGATCATTTCTTGAAAACTGAAATCCTTGCTGTGGAAATTGACACCGTCAACTCGGTCAGCATTATTGCCAGTGTTTTGATTGGTGGCGTGACCTTCACAGGTTCAGTGGTAGCTTGGATGAAGCTGAATGGGAAAATTTCTGGCCAGCCAATTACTTTCAAAGGACAGCATGCTTTGAATTTAGGACTGCTTCTTACCTTTTTGACGGTAGCCGTATTTACTTTCTTGTACCAGGATGATCCCATGTATATCACAATTTTGGTGGTGATTTCGCTTCTAGTGGGAATTCTGGTGGTTATTCCAATTGGAGGTGCCGATATGCCAGTAGTGATTTCCTTGTTGAATTCTTACTCTGGAATGGCCGCTACAGCCACTGGTTTTATTCTCAATAACAACGTACTGATAGTAGCAGGCTCCCTGGTAGGTGCATCTGGGATTATTCTCACTCAAATCATGTGTAAAGCCATGAATCGCTCCCTCATGAATGTATTGTTGGGCGGTTTTGGGCAAACGACTACTTCTGGACCTCAAGATGGTCCTCAGATTGTGGTTAAAGAAGTGGGAGTGGAGGAAGCTGCCATGTTGTTTGATTCTGCCTCTTCCGTGATTGTGGTTCCCGGATACGGGATGGCTGTGGCTCAGGCTCAGCACGTCATTCGGGAATTAATGGAGCAATGCGAGAAACGAAACATTCAATTCCGATTTGCTATTCACCCGGTGGCAGGAAGAATGCCCGGACACATGAATGTACTATTGGCAGAAGCCAATATCAGCTATGATAAATTGATTGAAATGGATGAAATCAATGATGATTTCTCCAATACCGACATTGTGTTTGTGGTGGGTGCAAATGACGTTGTCAATCCAGCAGCTCGAACTAATCCACAAAGTCCGATTTTTGGAATGCCAATCCTCAATGCAGACAAAGCGAGAACAGTGATTGTTTCTAAGCGAAGTATGGGTAAAGGATATGCAGGGATCGAGAATGAGTTGTTTGGGTATCCAAACTGTCTGATGCTTTTTGGAGATGCCAAGCAAACCATCACCAAGGTGGTAGGAGAACTGAAGGAAATGAGCTAA
- a CDS encoding NAD(P) transhydrogenase subunit alpha, producing the protein MDTTALIMLIYVLVLASFLGFELITKVPPTLHTPLMSGSNAISGITIVGALIATNEMGFTTLSKWLGMLALVLATINVVGGYAVTDRMLKMFKKK; encoded by the coding sequence ATGGATACTACAGCACTTATCATGTTGATTTACGTGTTGGTCTTGGCGAGTTTCTTGGGATTTGAATTGATCACCAAAGTGCCACCAACCTTGCATACCCCTTTGATGTCCGGATCCAATGCGATTTCCGGGATTACTATTGTCGGAGCCTTGATCGCTACCAATGAAATGGGATTTACCACGCTCAGTAAATGGCTGGGAATGTTGGCCCTAGTTCTAGCTACCATCAATGTGGTAGGTGGATATGCAGTGACTGATCGTATGCTTAAAATGTTTAAGAAGAAATGA
- a CDS encoding Re/Si-specific NAD(P)(+) transhydrogenase subunit alpha, with protein sequence MKVGVLKETKDYELRVALSPDVVKLLKKKEFDVVIESGAGDGSYFSDSDYEQAGALVGPASAVFESDILLKVNPFTVEEIGQMKENAACISYMYAYQFPEMIEALNKKSISSFSMDAVPRISRAQKMDALSSQANLAGYKAVLLGANHLGKIFPLMMTASGTITPAKVLIFGAGVAGLQAIATAKRLGALVEVTDVRPETKEQVESLGGRFLTVEGAEGVKIEGGYAKEVSAEFLEKQQQLIREKIKEADLVITTALVMGKKSPILVTEDMVKSMKTGSVIIDMAVESGGNCELSEKNKTVVKHGVTLVGESNLPSLLPVNASNLYAVNISTLLLHLANRDGFQLDMEEEITKGVLITHRGELVHPFTKSILSK encoded by the coding sequence ATGAAAGTCGGTGTATTAAAAGAAACCAAGGATTATGAGCTGCGTGTTGCGCTCAGTCCCGATGTAGTCAAACTTCTAAAAAAGAAGGAGTTTGATGTGGTGATCGAATCCGGTGCCGGAGACGGATCCTATTTTTCAGATTCGGATTATGAACAAGCGGGAGCCCTAGTAGGCCCTGCTTCTGCCGTATTTGAGTCAGATATTCTGCTGAAGGTAAATCCCTTTACGGTGGAAGAAATAGGCCAAATGAAGGAAAATGCAGCTTGCATTTCGTACATGTATGCCTACCAGTTTCCTGAAATGATCGAGGCCTTGAACAAAAAATCCATCTCCTCCTTCTCGATGGATGCTGTGCCCAGAATTTCTCGAGCTCAAAAAATGGACGCTCTTTCTTCGCAAGCCAACTTGGCCGGCTATAAAGCGGTTCTTTTAGGGGCAAATCACTTGGGGAAAATTTTCCCACTGATGATGACTGCTTCCGGAACCATTACCCCTGCAAAAGTTCTGATTTTCGGAGCCGGAGTAGCTGGACTTCAGGCGATCGCTACAGCCAAGCGCCTTGGGGCTCTCGTGGAAGTGACTGATGTTCGCCCTGAAACCAAAGAGCAAGTGGAATCTTTGGGGGGAAGATTTTTAACCGTGGAAGGTGCTGAAGGTGTCAAAATCGAGGGCGGATATGCCAAGGAAGTTTCTGCTGAATTTTTGGAAAAGCAGCAACAGCTCATCCGTGAGAAAATCAAAGAGGCGGATTTGGTGATTACTACCGCCTTGGTCATGGGGAAAAAGTCTCCAATTCTTGTGACAGAAGATATGGTGAAGAGCATGAAAACGGGTTCGGTCATCATCGATATGGCGGTGGAATCCGGCGGCAACTGTGAGCTCTCTGAGAAAAATAAAACCGTGGTTAAGCATGGGGTTACCTTGGTGGGAGAGTCCAATTTGCCCTCACTTTTGCCTGTCAATGCCAGCAATCTTTACGCTGTCAATATTTCTACCCTTTTGCTCCACCTTGCCAATCGAGATGGATTCCAGTTGGATATGGAAGAAGAAATCACCAAAGGTGTTTTGATTACCCATCGAGGAGAATTGGTTCATCCTTTTACCAAAAGTATTTTATCAAAATAG
- a CDS encoding Gfo/Idh/MocA family protein — translation MKKPEQSSSGQTRRDFIKNAAIASSFFIVPRHVLGGVGYTAPSDQLNLAAIGAGGKGRSDILNASVNGRERVVALCDVDFSGSAKDSVKSFPNAKLYADYRKMLEEQKDIDAVTISTPDHVHGPAAKFCMERGKHVYVQKPMTHNIREARLLTQMARDQKVVTQMGNQGASNPLMDMIRGWMDADKIGKVSKVQIWTNRPVWPQGGPFPKADAGSKPSELEWDLWLGPAPEIPFTPNLHPFNWRGWWDYGTGALGDVGCHLMDIPFRMLGLNYPTDAECSVGSVFSQMWTADYNPEGCPASSFITLHYGPTAKNPVPLEMTWMDGGIRPSHPDIIPPDHDLGGANSANGVMMIGEKGIITHNINDSSPLMPKLYLYDGTQEFGPDRIEGTEPEYGHQRKWVDACKAGFGSAEHKALTSSFDYAGPMTETVLMGNLAIRSYMLKRQNAQGRDEFFGRRKLLWDGENMRITNLEEANQFVGRTYRKGFEV, via the coding sequence ATGAAAAAACCTGAACAATCCTCTTCAGGCCAAACCCGAAGAGATTTTATCAAAAATGCGGCGATAGCTTCGTCGTTTTTTATCGTCCCCCGGCATGTGCTGGGTGGCGTAGGCTATACCGCCCCATCCGACCAGCTTAATCTAGCCGCAATCGGTGCTGGAGGTAAAGGTCGAAGTGATATTTTGAATGCTTCCGTCAATGGAAGGGAACGCGTAGTCGCCCTTTGTGATGTGGATTTTTCAGGCTCCGCCAAGGACTCCGTCAAAAGCTTCCCAAATGCGAAGCTTTATGCAGATTATCGGAAAATGCTCGAAGAGCAGAAGGATATTGATGCAGTTACCATTTCCACTCCTGACCACGTGCACGGTCCTGCTGCTAAATTCTGCATGGAAAGAGGCAAGCATGTCTATGTGCAAAAGCCAATGACACATAATATTCGCGAGGCTCGATTACTTACCCAGATGGCCCGTGATCAAAAAGTCGTAACCCAAATGGGTAACCAAGGCGCTTCTAACCCGCTCATGGATATGATTCGTGGCTGGATGGATGCGGATAAAATCGGAAAAGTCTCCAAAGTACAAATCTGGACCAACCGCCCTGTTTGGCCACAAGGAGGCCCTTTTCCAAAAGCTGATGCGGGAAGCAAGCCAAGTGAATTAGAATGGGATCTTTGGTTGGGTCCTGCTCCGGAAATTCCTTTTACTCCAAACCTACATCCGTTCAACTGGAGAGGCTGGTGGGATTACGGTACAGGCGCTTTAGGTGATGTGGGATGCCATTTGATGGATATTCCGTTCCGTATGCTTGGACTTAATTATCCAACCGATGCAGAATGTTCGGTAGGTTCTGTATTTTCTCAAATGTGGACAGCGGATTACAACCCAGAGGGATGTCCGGCCTCTTCGTTTATCACCCTTCATTATGGACCGACAGCCAAAAATCCAGTTCCTTTGGAAATGACTTGGATGGATGGTGGTATCCGGCCTTCACACCCTGATATCATTCCTCCTGATCACGATTTAGGTGGAGCTAATTCTGCCAATGGTGTGATGATGATTGGTGAAAAAGGAATTATCACGCATAATATCAATGACAGTTCTCCACTGATGCCGAAGCTTTATTTATACGACGGCACCCAGGAATTTGGGCCGGATCGAATCGAAGGCACAGAACCAGAATATGGACATCAGCGCAAGTGGGTAGATGCCTGCAAAGCAGGATTTGGATCAGCTGAACACAAGGCCTTGACTTCATCATTCGACTATGCCGGACCGATGACCGAGACTGTATTGATGGGTAACTTGGCTATCCGAAGCTATATGCTGAAGCGTCAAAATGCGCAAGGAAGAGATGAGTTCTTCGGCCGTCGCAAGTTGCTATGGGATGGTGAAAATATGCGAATCACTAACCTTGAAGAAGCCAATCAGTTTGTGGGCAGAACCTACAGAAAAGGCTTTGAAGTTTAG